DNA sequence from the Desulfovibrio sp. genome:
GCACTTCGTCAATACGGCGGCGATCCATGCGGGTTATCTCCAGATCCCAGCCTTGATAGCGCAAGCGCGCGCCTTTTTCCGGTATGCGGCCAAGGCGCTCCATGATGAGCCCCCCGAGGGTGGCGCTGCACAGACGGCGCGGCAGGCTCACCCCAAGCCAGCTTGCAAATAGGTCAACAGCCAGACGCCCCGGCAGAACCCAACTGCCGTCAGGCCTGCGGCAAACCTCCGGCCCGGCGGGCATGTCGCCCATCTGGCCCGCAAGCACGCTCAACAGTTCCGCAGGGGTGATGATGCCCACAACACTGCCGTATTCATCCCGCACAAAGGCCAGGGGCGCGGGATTGGTACGAAAATCCTCCAGCAGGGTCGTCAGCGGCGTGTGCTCGAATATGGTGGGCGCGGGCCGCACGTAGGTTTTCAGATTCCACTCGCGGTTGCCTATACCCTGTTGCTCCTGTTGCAGGATTTCACCAGGGTGCACCACTCCCAGCACTTCGTCCGTATCGCGCCGCTGCACAGGCAGCCAGGCAAGGCGCGAGGCCGCCGCAAAACGCGTGACCGTGGCGCGGTCGGCATTGCTGTCCAGCCAGTCCACGCGCTGACGCGGGATCATGATAAAACGTGCAGTGCGCCCGCCAAGGCGGATCACGCGGGCTACCATGTCCCGCTCCATGGGAGCAAAGAGCTGCCCCCCGGCGTCACCGGCCAGCGCCGCTGCCTCCAGCTGCGCCTCGCCGCCGCCGGGCACGCCCCCGCCGAGCAGGTTCAGGATGACCCGTGCCGTGGATTCGCGCATATCGCGCATGCTGTAGCGCCTGCGGCGGCTACGCAAGGCCCACTGGTTGCAGGCCTCCACCAGTACAGAGAACCCAATGGCCGCGTACATATAGCCCTTGGGAATGTGGTAGCCGAGGCCATCGGCCAGCAGGCTCAGACCGATCATCAGCAGAAAACCCAGGCACAGCACAATGACCGTGGGGTGGCGCTCCACAAATTCCAGCAGGGGGGCTGCGGCAAGCACCATGATGACCATGGCCGCCAGCACCGCCAGCATCATAATGAACACGTGGTCCACCATGCCCACGGATGTAATGATGGAATCCAGCGAGAACACGGCATCCAGAATGATGATCTGAAAAATTACCTGCCAATAGCCTGCCTGCGGCCCGCTGGTATCGAACCTGCCCGCGTGGCCTTCAAGCCTGTCGTGCAGTTCCATTGTGCCCTTGAGCAGCAAGAACACGCCCCCAGCCATAAGGATAAGATCGCGGGCAGAATAGCCGTGCCCCCCCAGGGTAAACAGGGGGTCGGTAAGGGCAACCAGCCGCGCCATGAAGGCCAGCAGCACCATACGCATGAGCAGGGCAAGCCCAAGGCCGGTCATGAAGGCCTGACGCTTCTTTTCCTGCGGCAGCTTGTTCACAAGTATGGAAATAAAAACCAGGTTGTCTACGCCCAGCACCACTTCCAGCAGCACCAGCGTACCCAGGCCAGCCCAGGCTGCGGGGTCAGTTACCCATGCCAGATCCCACATATTTTCTCCGGCGGCCATGCCGCGTTTCCGTAATAAAAAAGGGGCCAGAGGCCCCAGCAGACAGCAATTCCCGCCTGGCGGGATTTGAAAACCATGCGCGCCCGACGACACCGCGAGGCGCTGTCAGTGCATGATTTCTGGTTGCGTTGACTTTGTCAAACGCAATGGGGGGCCAAAGGCCCCCCATAAAACCGTGCATGGCCAGAAGGCGTACACTTATGTGCCGTAATCCGGCGCAGTGCTGTGCCTATTCGGCAGCAAGCTGGATGCGCTCGAAACCGGTGACGGAGATTTCGTCGCCGATGGTCTTGCCCGTTTCGCGCACGATGTCGGAAATGGTCTTCTTGTCGTCGCGGATGTAGGGCTGTTCCATGAGGCAGACTTCCTTCTGGAACTTCTTCACCGCGCCGTCGGCAATCTTGTCCACGATCTGGGCGGGCTTGCCTTCTTCAATGGCCTTCTGGCGGTAAACTTCGCGTTCACGCTCCACAGCGGCCTGATCAAGGCTGGCGGCGTCAAGGGCCAGGGGGCTGGCGGCGGCAACCTGCATGGCGAGGTTTTTGGCCAGTTCCAGCACTTCGGGCTTGGCGGCGCTTTCGGCCTTGCCGCAGGTCAGGTACACAAGTACGCCGATCTTGCTGTTGGCGTGGACATACTGACCCACCACGTCGTTGGCGCTCTTTTTGCTGAAGCGGGCAAACTTGCCAAGCTGCATGTTTTCGCCCACGGAGGCGATGAGCTGGGTCACTTCTTCGCCCAGAAGGGCTTCAAGAGCGGCGGCGTCGGCAGGAGCCTTTTCAAGGATAACCTGGGTCACGCGGGTGGCCATGGTCTGGAACTGTTCGCCGCGAGCCACAAAGTCGGTTTCGCAAAGCAGCGAACCCATGGCGATGTGCATGTTGTCGGCAGTGGCGGCCACGGTCACGAGGCCTTCGCTGGTGGCGCGGCCAGACTTTTTGGCAGCCTTGGCCATGCCCTTCTGACGCAGCCAGTCAACGGCCTTTTCCAGGTCGCCTTCCACTTCCACCAGGGCTTTCTTGCAGTCCATCATGCCTGCGGCGGTCATGTCGCGCAGTTCTTTAACCAATTGTGCAGTGATAGCCATAGTATACTCCACACGCTGTCCGGCCCCAAGCCGGAGTTTTGTAAATGCCTGATCGGTTGCGCGGCCTCCGCGAAGCGCGGCGCGCAATCTTTCATCCAGACGGGGGCAGCGCAGCCTTTACAGGTTGCGCCGCCCCCAGGATACGGAATATGGAAAGGCCTGCTATTCGGCGGGAGCGGCTTCCGGAGCGGAGGCGACGGCTTCGGCCTTCTGCATGGCTTCTTCGGCGTTGACGACTTCGCCCTTGTGATCCTTGTTCATGGCTTCGCCTTCCATGCAGGCTTCGGCGAAAGCAGCCACAAACAGCTTGATGGCGCGGATGGCGTCGTCGTTGCCGGGGATGATGTAGTCAATGACATCGGGATCGCAGTTGGTGTCGGTCACGGCCACGATCGGGATACCGAGCTTGCGGCATTCCTTCACGGCGATGTCTTCACGGTGCGGGTCGATGATAAAGGCTAGCTGGGGAATGCGGTCCATGTTCTTGATACCGCCAAGGGTTTCCTCGAGCTTTTTCATTTCGCGTTCCAGAAGCAGAATTTCCTTCTTCTGGTAGCGATTGATGGTGCCGTCGCCAAACATGGCTTCCAGCTTCTTCAGACGGTCCACGCTCTTCTGGATGGTGACAAAGTTGGTGAGCGTGCCGCCCATCCAACGGTTGGTCACGTGGAACTGACCGGCGCGGCCAGCCTCAGCGGCCACGGCTTCCTGAGCCTGACGCTTGGTACCGATGAACAGCACCTTGCCGCCCTTGGCAACAGTGTCGACCACTTTGTCGTAGGCGACGCGGAACAGCTTGACGGTCTGCTGCAGGTCGATGATATGGATGCCGTTGCGGGCGCCAAAGATGTAAGGACGCATCTTGGGATTCCAGCGGCGGGTCTGGTGACCGAAATGCACGCCGGTTTCCAGCATTTGCTTCATGCTGACATAAGCCATTGGGATTCCTCCAAAGGGTTAACTTCTTCCACCCATGCCCTGACCCTGCAACCCGATGTCCACACCCAGGAGGGACAAGCCGTCCTTGGGCGCAAAAAATGGACGACGCCACACGCGCCGTCCCACCGGGCACCCCGGGCCGCTGCCTTTGGGTGTGCTTGATGGAAAGGGAGTCAATACACTATCACCTTGCGAATAGCAAGCATTGATGCGGAAATTTCCGCGCAAACCGCAGATCGGCCTAACGGTTCAGCCCCTGCACAAGCTCGGGCCGGGTTTCGCTCAGCCCCTTTCCTGCATAAATTACCAGAACATCACTATTTTTTACGCGAACAAGATCGGGATGCGCGTCAAAAAACGCTGCCGCCCGCTCAAATTCCTCACGCGACACCCCGCCCCCGCCGCCGGCAAGGTAGGCCGTGCCCGCATAGGGTGAAATCATCACCACGCTGTCGTCCAGCGGGCCGTCCATGTGCGATATGTCGGCGGTATAGCGCTGGTAGGGATAAAATACGTGCGGCCCAAGGCCTGACTGCGCCCACACACGCACAGTCGGGGGGAAATCCGGCAACTGCCCCAGAGCTTCGCGAAGGCGCGCATGGGCCTGAGCATCGGGGTGTTGCAGCAGCCGGGCCACTGTCACAGCCGGATTGTACCAACCCGTCTGCGTAGCCAGCATGATGACGGCCATCGCCGCCCCGGCGACGGGCAGAAACTTTTTCCACACGGCGGGGCGAAGTTTGCCCTGCACCCACATGCAGGCGTGGCAGATGGCCAGCATCAGGAACACACCGGGCAAATCCTCATACTGCCCGGCCATAGCCCACATCTGGCTGTAGCCGGAAACAGCCACCATGGCGAGATAGGGCAACGTGCACAGCAGGCAGAGCAAGGCCTTGCGCCCAAGCAGGGGCAAAAACCACGAGTACGCCAACAACTGGATATAGTATCGCAGTTTGAGATCCCACTGCCCGCGCACATCTACAAAATGGCTGAAGGCATAGCCCGTGCCCGCGCCCGCAAGCTGGCGCATGTAGGGCAGCCATACTTTTGTTGCGGTGACAAACCACAGGCCGGAACACAGGCATAAAACCGCGCCGACACGCCGCTGCCCCAACAGCAAAAAGGCATACATGCCCAGGCAGAAAATACTGGGCGCGGCGCGCTCCTGCGCCAGAAAGACCACAAGGCAGCATCCGGCCAGCGCCCACCAGCGGCGCTTGTGCAGCATGAGCACGGCCAGCATGAGCATGGGTGTGACGAGTGTTGTATAGTGAACCTGCCGCGACCACGGCGTGAGCACCGGACGGGAAAAAAAGAAAAGAAGCAGCGCAAAACCTGCCGTCCACACCCAGTTGCCGGAAGGCGTATCGCCTTCCGCTTCTTCATGCAGGGTACGCACCAGCCGGGGCAGAATGAAGGCCATTGACCCCACCGCCACGCCTTGCAGAACGCTGAGAGGGTACGGGCTCTTCCACGGCCCCACAAGGGGGGCCAGCAGGGCCGTCAGGGGGGTGCAATGGTGGGCGTAAAAGGGCTTGCCCTCATAGACGTTGGAAAAAGGAGCCTGCCAGTCCCAGCCGTTCCAGACCCGCCAGATCTGCGTAATAAAGTAGCCAAAATCCGCATCATTGATGACAAAGCTGCGCATCTGCAACACGCTGCCCCATATGAACAAGGCGGCAAAAGCCAGAGGAATGTACCAGAGCACCAGCTTTTCCGCCAGTGCAGACCCGCCTGTACAGGACTTGCAGTTCATGTTCATATCATCTCGCTCAATCAAAAATTTGCGGCCCCGCGCAAGGGCACGGGCTGATTTCAGTATCACGCCGGGAGCCGGGTCACAAGCCGGGCATGACGCGCCCGCTGGCAGCGCC
Encoded proteins:
- the tsf gene encoding translation elongation factor Ts; the encoded protein is MAITAQLVKELRDMTAAGMMDCKKALVEVEGDLEKAVDWLRQKGMAKAAKKSGRATSEGLVTVAATADNMHIAMGSLLCETDFVARGEQFQTMATRVTQVILEKAPADAAALEALLGEEVTQLIASVGENMQLGKFARFSKKSANDVVGQYVHANSKIGVLVYLTCGKAESAAKPEVLELAKNLAMQVAAASPLALDAASLDQAAVEREREVYRQKAIEEGKPAQIVDKIADGAVKKFQKEVCLMEQPYIRDDKKTISDIVRETGKTIGDEISVTGFERIQLAAE
- a CDS encoding transporter associated domain-containing protein, with translation MWDLAWVTDPAAWAGLGTLVLLEVVLGVDNLVFISILVNKLPQEKKRQAFMTGLGLALLMRMVLLAFMARLVALTDPLFTLGGHGYSARDLILMAGGVFLLLKGTMELHDRLEGHAGRFDTSGPQAGYWQVIFQIIILDAVFSLDSIITSVGMVDHVFIMMLAVLAAMVIMVLAAAPLLEFVERHPTVIVLCLGFLLMIGLSLLADGLGYHIPKGYMYAAIGFSVLVEACNQWALRSRRRRYSMRDMRESTARVILNLLGGGVPGGGEAQLEAAALAGDAGGQLFAPMERDMVARVIRLGGRTARFIMIPRQRVDWLDSNADRATVTRFAAASRLAWLPVQRRDTDEVLGVVHPGEILQQEQQGIGNREWNLKTYVRPAPTIFEHTPLTTLLEDFRTNPAPLAFVRDEYGSVVGIITPAELLSVLAGQMGDMPAGPEVCRRPDGSWVLPGRLAVDLFASWLGVSLPRRLCSATLGGLIMERLGRIPEKGARLRYQGWDLEITRMDRRRIDEVRAVKLLLPHTEGKKRKK
- the rpsB gene encoding 30S ribosomal protein S2, translating into MAYVSMKQMLETGVHFGHQTRRWNPKMRPYIFGARNGIHIIDLQQTVKLFRVAYDKVVDTVAKGGKVLFIGTKRQAQEAVAAEAGRAGQFHVTNRWMGGTLTNFVTIQKSVDRLKKLEAMFGDGTINRYQKKEILLLEREMKKLEETLGGIKNMDRIPQLAFIIDPHREDIAVKECRKLGIPIVAVTDTNCDPDVIDYIIPGNDDAIRAIKLFVAAFAEACMEGEAMNKDHKGEVVNAEEAMQKAEAVASAPEAAPAE
- a CDS encoding DUF2079 domain-containing protein, producing the protein MNCKSCTGGSALAEKLVLWYIPLAFAALFIWGSVLQMRSFVINDADFGYFITQIWRVWNGWDWQAPFSNVYEGKPFYAHHCTPLTALLAPLVGPWKSPYPLSVLQGVAVGSMAFILPRLVRTLHEEAEGDTPSGNWVWTAGFALLLFFFSRPVLTPWSRQVHYTTLVTPMLMLAVLMLHKRRWWALAGCCLVVFLAQERAAPSIFCLGMYAFLLLGQRRVGAVLCLCSGLWFVTATKVWLPYMRQLAGAGTGYAFSHFVDVRGQWDLKLRYYIQLLAYSWFLPLLGRKALLCLLCTLPYLAMVAVSGYSQMWAMAGQYEDLPGVFLMLAICHACMWVQGKLRPAVWKKFLPVAGAAMAVIMLATQTGWYNPAVTVARLLQHPDAQAHARLREALGQLPDFPPTVRVWAQSGLGPHVFYPYQRYTADISHMDGPLDDSVVMISPYAGTAYLAGGGGGVSREEFERAAAFFDAHPDLVRVKNSDVLVIYAGKGLSETRPELVQGLNR